Genomic window (Cherax quadricarinatus isolate ZL_2023a unplaced genomic scaffold, ASM3850222v1 Contig2904, whole genome shotgun sequence):
CAAGTGGAGACGATAACAGAGGAGAAGACAATAACAACGGGAAGCACCGGGAAGAAAATAAAAGCAACAGAAGAGGGAAGAAAGTAATaaagaacaaatacagagatgcTATCAGTGGACAACCCAACAGTGATAAAAAAGTCCAAGACGCGGGGATTAGCAACAAAGAAAGAAGAAAGCAAATATTTACCAAACAACAGTATATGAATGGAAGCAAAGAAAGCAAAGATGTGATAAAAGGTTATAGAAATAAAGAAAATAAGACAGAGAACAAAGCAAAAGAACAGAGTAAGAAACCTGCTAGAAACAGAAATAAAAGAGAGGCCAAGGAAACAGCGGGGAGGAAACGTCGCAAAAATGGCAGCAAAATGATAAATAAGAGACAGAGGGAAGGTCTGAAGAAACATCTCAATAAAAATGGAAAACCTGAAGAAGAAAAGAATAACGACAAAAAACGACGCAGAAATATTCACAGAAAAAAAATTCGAGATAAAAACAGAAAAGAAAGGAAATCCAAACAAATCAAAGAGACTAAAAACCAAATAAAACACAAAAGTAACAAAGAAAGCGAGAAGAGCAAACGAAAACGAAAAAACAAAAAAAGACCAGAAAATAGCAAGTCTGAAGAACAAAGAACAAATAAAAAGCACAAAGGAATGAACAATACCAAAGGCAAAAACGATGAGGGTGAAAATATAACCCGTAAAGGAATAATTAAAAACAGAAGAGGCAAAAGAATGAGGATAAATAAAACACTCAAAGAAACTGATAAAACGAACATAAACAAAGAACAACGTAGCAATAAAACCCATAAAATAAAGAAAACGGCAAAACAGGGAATAATCAAAACCcagaaaggaaaaaggaaagacAAGAACCACAAAGAACGATATATAAACAGGaaaaaaataaacaagaaaacAAGCAAAGACGAAGTAAGTAGCAAACAGAATAGAAGAACAGACGAAGGTAGAAGAACAAAaggaaaacaaaaaaataaagtccACAAAACAATGAGCGAGTCCAAGAAAcacaaaaaaacagaaaaaacaaAGAATAAGGCGGACAAAAGGCGACAAAGAAACAAAACCCAAAAAGGAATTGATAAATACGTGAAAGACAAATCACAAAGAAATAAACAAGGAACAGACAAAGGAGAGGGAAGAAAGAAACTCTCCAAATTAACAAACTATGATAaacagagaggaagaggagataaAACAATAGAATCTAAGaggaaaaaacacaataaaaacagCAAAAGGAAGATTAAAAGAAACAGAAAAAGCAGCGTAACAAAGATgaagaatgaaaaaaataaaagacGGATCAAAGAGAGCAAAAGAATGAATAAGAATAAGGTAAACAAAAACATGAGAAAGAATAGGAGTAAGACAAAGAAGAATCGAAGCAACAAgaaaaataataagaaagaaggaaaaaagAAGGTGGGAAGAACTTCCAGGAATAAGAAGGTTGATAAAAACAAGGTTAGTAGAGAATTAAATAAAACGAATAGAGGGAAAGAGAAAGTTAAAAGAAAATCCAGGAATATGGGTAGTAAATCCAGGGATAGAAAGGATGGTACTAAATCTAGGAATAAGAAGGGAGGGAAAAAGAAGACTAGCAGAAAATTCAGGACTAAGAAGGTTGGTAGTAAATTCAGTAATAAAATGGTAGGAAAAGAGAAGGATAGAGGAAAAAAGAAGAATGGGGAGGAAGGGAATGAAAAAACTAAAAGAAAATCCAGAAATAGAAAGATTGTCATTAAATCCAAGAAAAAGAAGAGAGGAAATAAGAACATTAACACTAAAGGCAAGAGAAAGAAGGTCGGCAGTAAATCTAGTAAAAATAAAGATGGAAATAAGGTCAGAAGAAAATTTAGGAataagaagggaagggaggagaaagTTAATAGAAAATACAAGCATAACAAAAGAGGGATGAAAAGGGAAAGGAAAAAGCCGAAAAATAAAACGGAAGAGAAACAGAAGAAAGGTAGAAAATCCAAGAACAAGAAGGCAAGGAAGCAGAAATCCAGGAAAAAGAAGATTGGCAGAAATTCCAAGAATAAGACTGGAAGTAAATCCAAGAATAAGAAGAGCGTCAGTAAATCAAGGAAAAATAAAGAAGGGAAACAAGTTAGAAAGAAAACTAAGAATAAGAAG
Coding sequences:
- the LOC138851941 gene encoding micronuclear linker histone polyprotein-like yields the protein MNGSKESKDVIKGYRNKENKTENKAKEQSKKPARNRNKREAKETAGRKRRKNGSKMINKRQREGLKKHLNKNGKPEEEKNNDKKRRRNIHRKKIRDKNRKERKSKQIKETKNQIKHKSNKESEKSKRKRKNKKRPENSKSEEQRTNKKHKGMNNTKGKNDEGENITRKGIIKNRRGKRMRINKTLKETDKTNINKEQRSNKTHKIKKTAKQGIIKTQKGKRKDKNHKERYINRKKINKKTSKDEVSSKQNRRTDEGRRTKGKQKNKVHKTMSESKKHKKTEKTKNKADKRRQRNKTQKGIDKYVKDKSQRNKQGTDKGEGRKKLSKLTNYDKQRGRGDKTIESKRKKHNKNSKRKIKRNRKSSVTKMKNEKNKRRIKESKRMNKNKVNKNMRKNRSKTKKNRSNKKNNKKEGKKKVGRTSRNKKVDKNKVSRELNKTNRGKEKVKRKSRNMGSKSRDRKDGTKSRNKKGGKKKTSRKFRTKKVGSKFSNKMVGKEKDRGKKKNGEEGNEKTKRKSRNRKIVIKSKKKKRGNKNINTKGKRKKVGSKSSKNKDGNKVRRKFRNKKGREEKVNRKYKHNKRGMKRERKKPKNKTEEKQKKGRKSKNKKARKQKSRKKKIGRNSKNKTGSKSKNKKSVSKSRKNKEGKQVRKKTKNKKGREQKFRKNKKGKQVRRKSKNEKRRKQKFRKNKEGKQFRKKSKNNKGKKQKFRKNKRGKQVRRKFKNKKGKKHKFKKKKVGRKSKKGQNVDDPCKKILQDCKKFGGRCVSKDKKCSTAHKTFTRGPCKPCKCCKQRESSLFLYYIICLLS